One stretch of Acholeplasma laidlawii PG-8A DNA includes these proteins:
- the mutM gene encoding DNA-formamidopyrimidine glycosylase gives MPELPEVETIRRNLNTVLEGEIIREVLVYYRPIVSNDASFETKLKGQRIHKVEREAKYLKFILDDYLLVSHLRMEGKYFMDAPLNKHIHVVFNLSSGHTLSYEDTRKFGRFELVDIKYKDTYLKDIKGLAKDPDTLDLNTFYSSFNQRSKTIKEILLDQSIIGGIGNIYANEILYLSKIHPAKKGFLISKDEAKTLLNNSNLVLNKAIEMGGTTIDTFESLGHKGEFQQELNVHGKTGEICKVCGTKIIKFQLKGRGTYICPKCQPSYVVAITGGIATGKSTATNYLRKKGFVVVDSDEIVGSLYQDSDVLNLIAKTFKMETPIDKAKLANIVFHDEKQRKKLEHILHPLVFDEISKQKQLNNEHILFLDIPLLFESNYKEFDESILIDTTEALQLDRLMKRNKYTQEEALVRIKAQIPLSKKRKLATHIIKNNGSIDALYEKIDKLLERYV, from the coding sequence ATACTATCGACCTATTGTTTCAAATGATGCGTCATTTGAAACCAAATTAAAAGGTCAACGTATACATAAAGTAGAACGTGAAGCAAAGTATTTAAAGTTTATTTTAGATGACTATCTTTTAGTATCTCATTTACGTATGGAAGGCAAATACTTTATGGACGCGCCTTTAAATAAACATATACATGTAGTGTTTAATCTATCAAGCGGTCACACGTTAAGTTATGAAGATACACGTAAATTTGGCCGTTTTGAACTGGTAGATATTAAATATAAAGACACTTATTTAAAAGATATTAAAGGGCTTGCTAAAGACCCTGATACCCTAGATTTAAACACCTTTTATAGTAGTTTTAATCAAAGAAGTAAAACGATTAAAGAAATATTACTGGATCAATCCATTATTGGTGGTATTGGTAATATTTATGCAAATGAAATACTTTACTTATCTAAAATACATCCAGCCAAAAAAGGTTTTTTAATCAGTAAAGATGAAGCAAAAACCTTACTAAATAACTCTAATCTTGTTTTAAACAAGGCCATCGAAATGGGTGGAACGACAATTGACACCTTTGAATCATTAGGGCATAAGGGTGAGTTTCAACAGGAGTTAAATGTTCATGGCAAAACTGGAGAGATTTGTAAGGTATGTGGCACTAAAATAATTAAATTTCAGTTAAAAGGACGAGGTACTTATATTTGTCCTAAATGCCAACCATCTTATGTAGTCGCAATCACAGGTGGTATTGCAACCGGTAAATCTACTGCAACAAACTATTTAAGAAAAAAAGGATTTGTAGTTGTAGATTCTGATGAAATTGTAGGAAGTCTTTATCAAGATAGTGATGTACTAAATTTAATTGCAAAAACCTTTAAAATGGAAACACCAATTGATAAAGCAAAACTTGCAAACATCGTTTTCCATGATGAAAAACAAAGAAAAAAATTAGAACACATCTTACATCCACTCGTTTTTGATGAAATTAGCAAACAAAAACAATTAAATAATGAACATATCTTATTTTTAGATATTCCTTTATTATTTGAATCGAATTACAAAGAGTTTGATGAATCCATCTTAATAGATACAACTGAAGCACTTCAACTGGATAGATTAATGAAGCGCAACAAATATACTCAAGAAGAAGCACTTGTTCGTATAAAAGCGCAGATACCTTTAAGTAAAAAGCGCAAACTAGCTACACACATTATAAAAAATAATGGATCTATAGATGCGTTATATGAAAAAATAGATAAA